A genomic stretch from Mycobacterium malmoense includes:
- a CDS encoding condensation domain-containing protein, with protein MRIGKITIGSLGDWTPSPGSVISWHPTTAAADKVRQAPASSVPVSYMQGQHLRNYHERTAAGLDFSRQIIATCEVPGHCDIAAMDHAVNAYLRRHDTFRSWFEHIGNGEFVRHTVSDPADIEFAPIEHGDRTVDEIRAHVVAIPNPLEWGCFTFGIIQSESHFTFFAAMDHVHGDATLIGTTMLEANGMYAALSGGGEPLGLPDAGSFDDFCARERQYTSTLTVDSPQVRAWIDFAENNNGGFPEFPLPLGNPLEPSASDMVSELLMDAEQTERFESACTAAGARFIGGLFACFALVEHEFTGALTYYGLTPRDTRRTTDNFMTQGWFTGLVPITVPIAAASFGDAAWAAQASFDSGLDLAKVPYYRVLELAPWLSWPQPNFPVSNFLHGGAAPLNAVLAAADLGLANNIGIYSDGRYSYQLTIYVFRYGEGTAMAIMFPDNPVAQKSVVRYMEAMKSVCVRVAGSGHWGRVA; from the coding sequence TTGCGCATCGGGAAAATTACGATCGGCTCACTCGGTGATTGGACGCCGAGCCCAGGATCGGTCATCTCCTGGCACCCGACGACCGCGGCTGCCGACAAGGTCCGACAAGCGCCGGCCAGTTCCGTGCCGGTCAGCTACATGCAGGGCCAACACCTTCGTAACTATCACGAACGGACGGCCGCGGGGCTGGACTTTTCGCGGCAGATCATCGCCACCTGTGAAGTACCCGGCCACTGTGATATTGCTGCCATGGATCACGCCGTCAACGCTTACCTGCGTCGGCATGACACGTTCCGTAGTTGGTTCGAGCACATCGGTAATGGAGAGTTCGTCAGGCACACCGTCAGCGATCCTGCCGATATCGAATTCGCACCGATCGAGCACGGCGACAGGACGGTTGACGAAATACGCGCCCATGTCGTGGCCATACCGAATCCGCTGGAGTGGGGCTGCTTCACCTTCGGGATCATCCAAAGCGAGAGCCACTTCACCTTCTTTGCCGCCATGGATCATGTCCACGGGGACGCGACGTTGATCGGCACCACGATGCTGGAGGCCAACGGAATGTATGCGGCGTTGAGCGGAGGCGGTGAACCCCTTGGGCTTCCCGATGCCGGCAGCTTTGACGATTTCTGCGCCCGAGAGCGCCAGTACACGTCGACGTTGACCGTAGATTCGCCACAGGTACGCGCGTGGATTGACTTCGCCGAGAACAACAATGGCGGCTTTCCTGAATTCCCACTCCCCCTGGGCAACCCGTTGGAGCCGAGTGCCAGTGACATGGTCTCCGAACTCCTGATGGACGCGGAACAGACGGAGCGGTTCGAATCGGCCTGCACGGCGGCCGGCGCGCGCTTCATCGGCGGACTGTTCGCCTGCTTCGCCCTGGTGGAGCATGAGTTCACGGGCGCTCTCACGTATTACGGCCTCACTCCGAGGGATACGCGCAGAACGACGGATAATTTTATGACGCAGGGTTGGTTTACCGGCTTGGTCCCGATCACCGTGCCAATAGCCGCGGCCTCTTTCGGCGATGCCGCCTGGGCGGCGCAGGCTTCTTTCGATTCGGGTCTGGACTTGGCGAAGGTGCCGTATTACCGCGTATTGGAATTGGCGCCGTGGTTGAGCTGGCCACAGCCAAACTTTCCGGTGTCGAACTTCTTGCATGGCGGCGCCGCTCCGCTCAACGCTGTCCTGGCGGCGGCCGACCTGGGCCTTGCGAACAACATAGGAATCTACTCCGACGGCAGGTATTCGTATCAACTGACCATCTATGTATTTCGGTATGGGGAGGGCACGGCAATGGCGATCATGTTTCCCGACAATCCGGTCGCCCAGAAATCGGTTGTCCGCTATATGGAGGCGATGAAGTCCGTGTGCGTGCGGGTCGCCGGCAGCGGGCATTGGGGACGCGTTGCGTAG